In Massilia violaceinigra, one DNA window encodes the following:
- the galE gene encoding UDP-glucose 4-epimerase GalE, with the protein MKILVTGGLGYIGSHTCVELIAAGHEPIAFDNLSNSQRSVLGRVERITGQPLTFIEGDIRDAAALDAAFSAHQIGAVIHFAGLKAVGESVSQPLRYYDNNVAGSLALFHAMQRHGVTSLVFSSSATVYGDPVSVPIREDFALSATNPYGRSKLIIEDMLRDIAKAEPGWRIALLRYFNPVGAHESGLIGEEPNGIPNNLLPYIAQVAEGRREFLSVYGGDYPTPDGTGMRDYIHVVDLAVGHVKTLSKLATGPGIVTYNLGTGRGNSVLEMVRAFEQASGKNVPYQIVARRPGDIAACYADATLAETELGWKAERGVAQMCVDAWRWQSLPK; encoded by the coding sequence ATGAAAATTCTCGTTACCGGCGGTCTGGGCTACATCGGCTCGCACACTTGCGTCGAACTGATCGCGGCCGGCCATGAGCCGATCGCCTTCGATAACCTGTCCAACAGCCAGCGCAGCGTGCTGGGCCGCGTCGAACGCATCACCGGCCAGCCGCTCACCTTCATCGAAGGCGACATCCGCGACGCCGCCGCCCTCGACGCCGCGTTCAGCGCGCACCAGATCGGCGCCGTGATCCACTTCGCCGGCCTCAAAGCCGTGGGCGAATCGGTGTCGCAGCCGCTGCGCTACTACGACAACAACGTGGCCGGCTCGCTGGCGCTGTTCCATGCCATGCAGCGCCACGGCGTCACCTCGCTCGTGTTCAGCTCCTCGGCCACCGTCTACGGCGACCCGGTCTCGGTGCCGATCAGGGAAGACTTTGCGCTGTCGGCCACCAATCCCTACGGCCGCAGCAAGCTGATCATTGAAGACATGCTGCGCGATATCGCCAAGGCCGAGCCGGGCTGGCGCATCGCGCTGCTGCGCTACTTCAATCCGGTCGGCGCCCACGAAAGCGGGCTGATCGGCGAAGAACCGAACGGCATTCCGAACAACCTGCTGCCCTACATCGCCCAGGTGGCCGAGGGACGGCGCGAATTCCTGTCGGTCTACGGGGGCGATTATCCGACCCCGGACGGGACCGGCATGCGCGACTACATCCACGTGGTCGACCTTGCCGTTGGACATGTCAAAACCTTAAGCAAGCTGGCGACAGGTCCCGGCATTGTTACGTACAATCTTGGCACCGGGCGCGGCAACAGTGTGCTGGAAATGGTGCGCGCATTCGAGCAGGCCAGCGGCAAGAACGTGCCCTACCAGATCGTTGCGCGCCGTCCCGGCGATATCGCCGCCTGCTACGCCGACGCCACCCTCGCCGAAACTGAGCTGGGCTGGAAAGCGGAGCGCGGCGTGGCCCAGATGTGCGTCGATGCATGGCGCTGGCAATCCCTGCCCAAGTAA
- a CDS encoding glycosyltransferase family 4 protein, giving the protein MKKLVIMIGPSPTARGGIASVIKTYYEHGYGADGNTRFIASHVDGSMPRKALQAGIALSQFLGLLLRGKVALLHVHVASGVSFWRKAIFIRTARLFGRPVLFHLHGGAFCDFMDNGLSGWAQRLAVATVAKSTAAFALTDDSATWLRERAGLAAVEVFPNPVAVPPAKPRKRGLRDVLFLGRIEDKKGVFDLIRAFAAVHAARPEARLVLAGEGDIAQARALADELGLGAAVALPGWVDGAARAALMDEAAVFALPSHTEQMPMSILEAMACGIPVVATSIGAIPLMLSQGKCGILVQPRNTVDLGASILRILDDNILADTISASGLARVRSEYMVETVLERLARRYKELAA; this is encoded by the coding sequence ATGAAGAAGTTGGTCATTATGATCGGCCCGTCGCCGACAGCGCGCGGCGGCATCGCCAGCGTCATCAAGACGTATTATGAACATGGCTACGGCGCCGACGGCAATACGCGTTTCATTGCCAGCCACGTGGACGGCTCGATGCCGCGCAAGGCGCTGCAGGCGGGGATCGCCCTGTCCCAGTTCCTCGGCCTGCTGCTGCGCGGCAAAGTCGCGCTGCTGCACGTGCATGTCGCCTCCGGCGTGAGCTTCTGGCGCAAGGCGATTTTCATCCGCACCGCGCGCCTGTTCGGACGCCCGGTGCTGTTCCACCTGCACGGCGGCGCTTTTTGCGACTTCATGGACAATGGCTTGTCGGGCTGGGCCCAGCGCCTGGCCGTGGCCACCGTCGCCAAGTCGACCGCCGCGTTTGCCCTGACCGACGATTCGGCCACCTGGCTGCGCGAGCGCGCCGGCCTGGCCGCCGTCGAAGTGTTTCCCAACCCGGTGGCGGTACCGCCCGCCAAGCCGCGCAAGCGCGGCCTGCGCGACGTGCTGTTCCTCGGCCGCATCGAAGACAAGAAGGGCGTGTTCGACCTGATCCGCGCCTTTGCCGCCGTCCACGCCGCCCGTCCCGAGGCCCGCCTGGTGCTGGCGGGCGAGGGCGATATCGCCCAGGCGCGCGCCCTTGCCGACGAACTCGGCCTGGGCGCGGCGGTGGCCTTGCCGGGCTGGGTCGATGGTGCGGCGCGCGCCGCATTGATGGACGAGGCCGCCGTTTTTGCGCTTCCGTCACATACTGAACAGATGCCGATGTCGATCCTGGAAGCGATGGCGTGCGGGATTCCTGTCGTTGCGACAAGCATTGGCGCGATTCCATTAATGTTGTCGCAAGGAAAGTGTGGTATTTTGGTGCAACCGCGCAATACCGTTGATCTCGGTGCCTCAATTTTGCGCATCTTGGACGATAATATCCTTGCGGATACGATCTCTGCTTCCGGACTGGCGCGTGTCAGGTCCGAATATATGGTCGAAACAGTATTGGAGCGTCTTGCGAGACGTTATAAGGAGTTAGCAGCATGA
- a CDS encoding heparinase II/III domain-containing protein produces MIKALSAFALTVAAAALPAAAQTFTAAPKMFTTAELAATATALSPTSLNAAITKFDATTPRMGHPRLFKGQADYAGIVAATKAERAKALAAMTAYLKRTAVSGITTSLRTQINSNTESVRMGSWWEQSRILEGMGEAALGWYLTRDPWFLTEMRARMQLFGPPVLARKCAGDVAETRDYAWSYALAYDFAYSAMTAADRQMVKDIIIACGNANLLKTPEQVRRYPENSISFNALGKFVGALLIVRGDMPEVNAWLAPAVQEYVFSTSPWGGEDGGFANGSSYAEWDAGESLLMWDLIERVLGVPFYRKPWVAEFARFVAYALPPGTPAGVFGDGAEVRRGEDWARFGKAIMNRSDTVLSRWYAKQMSGEDYARLHIMLSPREYQGIADLPSNTPNGAYFPAVGWAAMHSMLVDRNRTSVFFKSSPFGSLNHSHGDQNGFVMYSKGKILAMDSGHYDYYNSPHWREYYKQTKAHNAITFDGGQGQYLGLSGLGEKASSGKLTKFLQSAGWDVVTGDATAAYAGKLTQAKRTLVFIRPSTLVTVDQLNSATPRKYEYNLHTVVPLVGVPAAFRADVAPAEMCGSVTSPDPLTQTGSAGYAPAPSIAAGPHQWNKFSYTTAKTRGVFVSVLRADCLSPKPTIVYSASGATITLGARTITVTDADVTVK; encoded by the coding sequence ATGATAAAAGCACTAAGCGCCTTCGCGTTGACTGTCGCCGCGGCCGCCCTGCCCGCTGCGGCCCAGACTTTTACCGCCGCGCCGAAGATGTTTACCACGGCTGAACTGGCCGCCACGGCGACCGCGCTGAGCCCCACATCGCTGAACGCCGCGATCACCAAATTCGATGCCACCACCCCGCGCATGGGTCACCCGCGCCTGTTCAAGGGCCAGGCCGACTACGCCGGCATCGTGGCCGCCACCAAGGCCGAGCGCGCCAAGGCGCTGGCCGCCATGACCGCTTATCTGAAGCGCACCGCCGTCAGCGGCATCACCACCTCCTTGCGCACCCAGATCAATTCCAACACCGAATCGGTGCGCATGGGCAGCTGGTGGGAGCAGAGCCGTATCCTCGAAGGCATGGGCGAAGCGGCGCTGGGATGGTACCTGACCCGCGACCCGTGGTTCCTGACCGAGATGCGGGCCCGCATGCAATTGTTCGGCCCGCCGGTGCTGGCGCGCAAGTGCGCCGGCGACGTCGCCGAAACGCGCGACTATGCCTGGTCGTACGCGCTGGCCTACGATTTCGCCTACAGCGCCATGACGGCCGCCGACCGCCAGATGGTCAAGGATATCATCATCGCCTGCGGCAATGCCAATCTCCTGAAGACCCCGGAGCAGGTGCGCAGGTACCCTGAAAACAGCATTTCCTTCAACGCCCTCGGCAAATTCGTCGGCGCCTTGTTGATCGTGCGCGGCGACATGCCGGAAGTGAACGCCTGGCTGGCGCCGGCCGTGCAGGAATACGTGTTCAGCACCAGCCCGTGGGGCGGCGAGGATGGCGGTTTCGCCAACGGTTCCAGCTATGCCGAGTGGGATGCGGGCGAGTCGCTGCTGATGTGGGACTTGATCGAGCGCGTGCTGGGCGTGCCGTTCTACAGAAAACCGTGGGTGGCGGAATTTGCCCGTTTTGTCGCCTATGCGCTGCCGCCGGGCACCCCGGCCGGCGTGTTCGGCGATGGCGCCGAAGTGCGGCGCGGCGAGGACTGGGCCCGTTTCGGCAAGGCCATCATGAACCGCTCCGATACCGTGCTCTCGCGCTGGTACGCCAAGCAGATGAGCGGCGAAGACTATGCGCGCCTGCACATCATGCTCAGCCCGCGCGAATACCAGGGCATCGCGGACTTGCCGTCGAATACGCCCAACGGCGCTTATTTCCCGGCCGTCGGCTGGGCCGCCATGCACAGCATGCTGGTCGACCGCAACCGCACCTCGGTCTTTTTCAAGAGCAGCCCTTTCGGTTCGCTGAACCACTCGCACGGCGACCAGAACGGCTTTGTCATGTATTCCAAGGGCAAGATCCTGGCGATGGACAGCGGTCACTACGACTACTACAACTCGCCGCACTGGCGTGAGTACTACAAGCAGACCAAGGCCCACAACGCGATCACCTTCGACGGCGGCCAGGGCCAGTACCTGGGTCTGTCCGGGCTGGGCGAAAAAGCTTCCTCCGGCAAGCTGACCAAGTTCCTGCAGTCGGCCGGCTGGGACGTGGTGACCGGCGACGCCACCGCGGCCTACGCGGGCAAGCTGACCCAGGCCAAGCGCACCCTGGTGTTCATCCGCCCGTCGACCCTGGTGACGGTCGACCAGTTGAACAGTGCCACGCCGCGCAAGTACGAGTACAACCTGCACACGGTCGTGCCGCTGGTTGGCGTGCCAGCCGCGTTCCGCGCCGATGTGGCGCCGGCCGAGATGTGCGGCTCGGTGACCTCGCCCGACCCGCTGACGCAAACCGGCTCGGCCGGCTACGCGCCGGCCCCGAGCATCGCGGCCGGTCCGCACCAGTGGAACAAGTTCAGCTACACCACGGCCAAGACGCGCGGCGTGTTCGTCTCGGTCCTGCGGGCCGACTGCCTGAGCCCGAAACCGACGATCGTGTACTCGGCCAGCGGCGCCACCATCACCCTCGGTGCCCGCACCATCACGGTGACCGACGCCGATGTCACGGTGAAGTAA
- a CDS encoding sugar phosphate nucleotidyltransferase gives MKAMILAAGKGTRVRPLTYDLPKPMIPILGKPVMAYLVEHLAKYGVTEIMVNVSYLHEKIEEYFGEGHQFGVQIGYSFEGYTNDEGEVVPQPIGSAGGMKKIQEFGGFFDDTTIVLCGDALIDLDLKSALFEHRRKGALASVITKEVPWDKVSSYGVVVTDKDGRITEFQEKPSEAEAKSNFISTGIYIFEPRVIDMIPTGVPFDIGSELFPLLAKEGLPFYAQTRGFNWIDIGSVSDYWQTLQNVLLGEVAHMDVPGIQVEDGLWVGLNTRIEWEGTTIEGPVYIGSGACVEAGATIIGPSWIGHGSHICAGAKVVRSVLFEYTRVLRDVTLDEMIVFKDYSVDRAGEMKHVSEYASDEWVNARDRRFTRRTDVAMEAAK, from the coding sequence ATGAAAGCGATGATCCTGGCTGCTGGTAAAGGCACCCGTGTGCGTCCCCTGACCTATGATCTGCCCAAGCCGATGATCCCGATCCTGGGCAAACCCGTGATGGCTTACCTGGTCGAGCACCTGGCCAAGTACGGCGTGACCGAAATCATGGTCAACGTCAGCTATCTGCACGAAAAGATCGAAGAGTATTTCGGCGAAGGGCACCAGTTCGGGGTCCAGATCGGCTACTCCTTCGAGGGGTACACCAACGATGAGGGCGAAGTCGTGCCGCAGCCGATCGGCTCGGCCGGCGGCATGAAGAAGATCCAGGAATTCGGCGGCTTTTTCGACGACACCACGATCGTGCTGTGCGGCGACGCGCTGATCGACCTCGACCTGAAATCGGCCCTGTTCGAGCACCGCCGCAAGGGTGCGCTGGCCTCCGTCATCACCAAGGAAGTGCCGTGGGATAAGGTGTCGAGCTACGGCGTGGTGGTCACCGACAAGGATGGCCGCATCACCGAATTCCAGGAAAAGCCGTCCGAGGCCGAAGCGAAGTCGAACTTCATCAGCACTGGCATCTATATTTTCGAGCCGCGCGTGATCGACATGATTCCCACCGGCGTGCCGTTCGACATCGGCTCGGAACTGTTCCCGCTGCTGGCCAAGGAAGGCTTGCCGTTCTACGCGCAGACGCGCGGCTTCAACTGGATCGATATCGGCAGCGTGTCCGACTATTGGCAGACCCTGCAAAACGTGCTGCTGGGCGAAGTCGCCCACATGGACGTGCCCGGCATCCAGGTCGAGGATGGCCTGTGGGTCGGCCTGAACACCCGCATCGAATGGGAAGGCACGACCATCGAAGGTCCCGTCTACATCGGTTCCGGCGCCTGCGTCGAGGCCGGGGCGACCATCATCGGCCCGAGCTGGATCGGCCACGGCAGCCACATCTGCGCCGGCGCGAAAGTGGTGCGCAGCGTGCTGTTCGAGTACACACGGGTCTTGCGCGATGTGACGTTAGATGAAATGATCGTGTTTAAGGATTACAGCGTGGACCGGGCCGGCGAAATGAAGCACGTCTCGGAGTACGCGTCCGACGAATGGGTCAATGCGCGCGACCGCCGCTTCACCCGGCGCACCGACGTGGCGATGGAAGCGGCCAAATAA
- a CDS encoding nucleotide sugar dehydrogenase, which yields MSTIGVIGLGYVGLPLVVEFAKLGPTIGLDISVSKVESCRRGVDPSRELSDEQMAAAVHAEYTNDPARLADADLIIVAVPTPVDIAHNPDFGPLIGASQVVGKHMKKGATVIYESTVYPGATEEVCIPVLEKASGLKWKDDFFVGYSPERINPGDKEHTLTTILKVVAGDTPETLEKVAKMYESIVKPGVHRCSSIKAAEACKVIENTQRDLNIALMNELAIIFDKIGIDTSEVLKAAGTKWNFLKFSPGLVGGHCIGVDPYYLTHKADMLGYHPQVILAGRRINDGMAKFIAEQTIKNMIAAGSYIKGAKVNVLGLTFKENCADLRNSKVADVITELKTYGVEVFVHDPYADAEEAMHEYGVKLVSWDELPRADALVAAVSHRQLMATSIEDFQKKLIKGGVFIDVKAAFDHVALLEAGIKVWRL from the coding sequence ATGAGCACAATTGGCGTCATCGGTCTCGGCTACGTCGGCCTCCCCCTCGTTGTCGAGTTCGCGAAACTGGGCCCGACCATCGGCCTGGATATTTCGGTCTCCAAAGTCGAATCCTGCCGCCGCGGGGTCGACCCGTCGCGCGAACTGTCGGACGAGCAGATGGCCGCGGCCGTGCACGCCGAGTACACCAACGATCCGGCCCGCCTGGCCGACGCCGACCTGATCATCGTGGCCGTGCCGACCCCGGTCGACATCGCCCACAACCCCGATTTCGGCCCCCTGATCGGCGCCAGCCAGGTCGTCGGCAAGCACATGAAGAAGGGCGCCACCGTCATCTACGAGTCCACCGTGTATCCGGGCGCGACCGAGGAAGTGTGCATCCCCGTGCTCGAAAAAGCCTCGGGCCTGAAGTGGAAGGACGATTTCTTTGTCGGCTATTCCCCTGAGCGCATCAACCCGGGCGACAAGGAACACACGCTGACCACGATTTTGAAAGTGGTCGCCGGCGACACCCCGGAGACGCTGGAAAAGGTCGCCAAAATGTACGAATCGATCGTCAAGCCGGGCGTGCACCGCTGCTCGAGCATCAAGGCGGCCGAAGCGTGCAAGGTCATCGAAAACACCCAGCGCGACCTGAATATCGCGCTGATGAACGAGCTGGCCATCATCTTCGACAAGATCGGCATCGATACCTCCGAAGTGCTCAAGGCGGCCGGCACCAAGTGGAACTTCCTCAAGTTTTCCCCGGGCCTGGTGGGCGGGCACTGCATCGGCGTCGATCCCTACTACCTGACCCACAAGGCCGACATGCTGGGCTACCACCCGCAAGTGATCCTCGCGGGCCGCCGCATCAACGACGGCATGGCCAAGTTCATCGCCGAACAGACCATCAAGAACATGATCGCCGCCGGCAGCTACATCAAGGGCGCCAAGGTCAACGTGCTGGGCCTGACGTTCAAGGAAAACTGCGCCGACCTGCGCAATTCCAAGGTGGCCGACGTCATCACCGAACTGAAAACCTACGGCGTCGAGGTGTTCGTGCACGACCCGTATGCCGATGCCGAGGAAGCGATGCACGAATACGGCGTCAAGCTGGTCAGCTGGGATGAATTGCCGCGCGCCGATGCGCTCGTGGCCGCCGTCTCGCACCGCCAGCTGATGGCCACCTCGATCGAGGACTTCCAGAAGAAGCTGATCAAGGGCGGCGTGTTCATCGACGTCAAGGCCGCGTTCGACCATGTCGCGCTGCTTGAGGCCGGCATCAAGGTATGGCGCCTGTAA
- a CDS encoding WecB/TagA/CpsF family glycosyltransferase, whose translation MSGRITMMGCHIDNLTMDETLQKVEGFIADGKPHQHVCVNVDKLVKADRDPELRRIVNGCDLISVDGMPVVWAARLLGKPLKERVSGVDLYEALMKHAAIKGWRVYLLGAREEVVSEVKRLYEIKYPGLVIAGYRNGYWKADEEEGIVDQIAAARADLLFVAISSPKKEHFLGQYQARMKIPFAMGVGGTFDVAVGRVKRAPLWMQKCGLEWFYRFLQEPRRMFRRYFIDDMAFIGLFFKEALRR comes from the coding sequence GTGAGCGGCCGCATCACCATGATGGGTTGTCATATCGATAACCTGACAATGGATGAAACCTTGCAAAAAGTGGAAGGTTTTATCGCCGACGGCAAACCGCACCAGCATGTCTGCGTGAACGTCGACAAACTGGTCAAGGCCGACCGCGACCCGGAGCTGCGGCGCATCGTCAACGGCTGCGACCTGATCAGCGTGGACGGGATGCCGGTGGTGTGGGCTGCGCGCCTGCTCGGTAAACCCCTCAAGGAGCGCGTTTCCGGGGTCGACCTGTACGAAGCGCTGATGAAGCACGCCGCCATCAAGGGCTGGCGCGTGTACCTGCTCGGCGCGCGCGAGGAAGTCGTTTCCGAAGTCAAGCGCCTGTATGAAATCAAGTACCCGGGCCTGGTCATCGCCGGCTACCGCAACGGCTACTGGAAGGCGGACGAAGAAGAGGGCATCGTCGACCAGATCGCCGCGGCGCGCGCCGACCTGCTGTTCGTGGCCATCAGCTCGCCGAAAAAAGAGCATTTCCTCGGCCAGTACCAGGCGCGCATGAAAATTCCTTTCGCCATGGGCGTGGGCGGCACCTTCGACGTGGCCGTCGGCCGGGTCAAGCGCGCGCCGCTGTGGATGCAGAAATGCGGCCTGGAGTGGTTCTACCGCTTCCTGCAGGAACCGCGCCGCATGTTCCGCCGCTATTTCATCGACGATATGGCCTTCATCGGGCTGTTCTTCAAGGAAGCCCTGCGGCGCTGA
- the wecB gene encoding non-hydrolyzing UDP-N-acetylglucosamine 2-epimerase produces the protein MPLIYLVAGARPNFMKIAPIVRALQSQATLTFKIIHTGQHYDREMNDVFFEELGIPQPDIFMGAGGGSHAQQTAKIMVAFEELCVAERPAAVLVVGDVNSTLACSISAKKLNIPVAHVEAGLRSGDMTMPEEINRLVTDSITDWFFVTEPSAVSHLQREGKPDSAIHYVGHVMVDNVLYQAEKLTATDTSEYETSAFKAARSASGGRYGVVTLHRPSNVDDAAMMTRIGGALKEIAADLPLIFPVHPRTRANLASFGIDLGPNVTLVGPQAYMAFLNLWKDAAVVLTDSGGLQEETTALGVPCITIRDNTERPVTVDEGSNVLVGTDPVRIVAEARKVLNGEGKQGRRPHLWDGKAAERIVAILTTELAALGAREAA, from the coding sequence ATGCCCCTGATCTACCTGGTCGCTGGTGCTCGACCTAACTTCATGAAAATCGCGCCGATCGTCCGTGCCCTGCAAAGCCAGGCCACGCTGACCTTCAAGATCATTCACACCGGCCAGCATTACGACCGCGAAATGAATGACGTTTTCTTTGAAGAGCTCGGCATCCCCCAACCCGACATCTTCATGGGCGCCGGCGGCGGCAGCCATGCCCAGCAGACCGCGAAGATCATGGTCGCCTTCGAGGAACTGTGCGTGGCCGAGCGTCCCGCCGCGGTGCTGGTGGTGGGCGACGTCAATTCCACGCTGGCCTGCTCGATTTCCGCCAAGAAGCTCAACATCCCCGTGGCCCACGTCGAAGCCGGCCTGCGCAGCGGCGACATGACCATGCCGGAAGAAATCAACCGCCTCGTCACCGACAGCATCACCGACTGGTTCTTCGTCACCGAACCGAGCGCCGTGAGCCACCTGCAGCGCGAAGGCAAGCCGGACTCCGCCATTCACTACGTGGGCCACGTGATGGTCGACAACGTGCTGTACCAGGCCGAGAAGCTCACCGCCACCGATACGTCCGAGTACGAAACGAGCGCCTTCAAGGCGGCGCGCAGCGCCAGCGGCGGCCGCTACGGCGTGGTCACCTTGCACCGTCCGAGCAATGTCGACGATGCCGCCATGATGACCCGCATCGGCGGCGCCCTGAAAGAGATCGCCGCCGACCTGCCCCTGATCTTCCCGGTGCACCCGCGCACGCGCGCCAACCTGGCCTCGTTCGGCATCGATCTCGGTCCCAACGTGACCCTGGTCGGCCCGCAGGCTTACATGGCTTTCCTGAACCTGTGGAAAGACGCGGCGGTCGTGCTGACCGATAGCGGCGGCTTGCAGGAAGAAACCACGGCCTTGGGCGTGCCCTGCATTACCATCCGCGACAATACCGAGCGTCCGGTCACCGTCGACGAAGGCTCGAACGTGCTGGTCGGTACCGATCCGGTGCGCATCGTGGCCGAAGCGCGCAAGGTCTTGAACGGCGAAGGCAAGCAGGGCCGCCGTCCGCATTTGTGGGATGGCAAGGCTGCCGAACGCATCGTCGCCATCCTCACCACCGAGCTGGCCGCGCTGGGCGCCCGGGAGGCCGCGTGA
- a CDS encoding mannose-1-phosphate guanylyltransferase/mannose-6-phosphate isomerase, translating into MKIYPVILSGGAGTRLWPLSRAVLPKQLLPLVTDKTMLQDTVLRVSGWPELMAPLVVCGNEHRFLVAEQLREIGVTPLGILLEPVGRNTAPAVAAAANYLRAIDPDAVMLVLPADHVIDKNVPFAQAVAQAGALVADGALATFGIVPQAPETGYGYIHRGERAAGSDTAYQVDRFVEKPDRATAELFVADGGYYWNSGMFLFRAEGYLRELAEFAPAIADAAEAAVRLGYRDLDFCRLDEAAFSSCPSDSIDYAVMERTRHAVVVPADIGWSDVGSWSALWQVQQGDAQGNVQRGDVYLDGVTNSLVRAESRIVAVIGVNDLVVVETPDAVLVAHKDQVQRVKQIVDHLKSKERTEHLHHTKVYRPWGYYEGIDAGDRFQVKRITVKPGEKLSLQMHHHRAEHWVVVSGTARVTCGEKVSLLSENESTYIPIGMNHRLENPGKVPLHIIEVQSGSYLGEDDIVRFEDIYQRA; encoded by the coding sequence ATGAAAATCTACCCAGTGATCCTGTCCGGTGGCGCGGGAACGCGCCTGTGGCCCTTGTCGCGCGCGGTCCTGCCCAAGCAGCTTCTGCCGCTGGTCACCGACAAAACCATGCTGCAAGATACCGTCCTGCGCGTGTCGGGCTGGCCCGAGCTGATGGCGCCATTGGTGGTCTGCGGCAATGAGCACCGCTTCCTGGTGGCCGAGCAGCTGCGCGAAATCGGCGTGACGCCGCTCGGCATCCTGCTCGAACCGGTGGGGCGCAATACGGCTCCCGCGGTGGCGGCCGCCGCCAACTACCTGCGCGCCATCGATCCCGACGCCGTCATGCTGGTGCTGCCGGCCGACCATGTGATCGACAAGAATGTGCCGTTCGCCCAGGCCGTGGCCCAGGCCGGCGCCCTGGTGGCCGACGGCGCCCTGGCCACCTTCGGCATCGTGCCGCAGGCGCCGGAAACCGGCTACGGCTATATCCACCGCGGCGAGCGCGCCGCCGGGTCTGACACGGCGTACCAGGTCGACCGGTTCGTCGAAAAGCCCGACCGCGCCACCGCCGAGCTGTTCGTGGCCGATGGCGGCTATTACTGGAACAGCGGCATGTTCCTGTTCCGCGCCGAAGGCTATCTGCGCGAGCTGGCCGAATTTGCGCCGGCCATCGCCGACGCGGCCGAAGCGGCCGTGCGGCTCGGCTACCGCGACCTCGATTTCTGCCGCCTGGACGAGGCGGCGTTTTCCAGCTGCCCGTCCGATTCCATCGATTACGCCGTGATGGAGCGCACCCGCCACGCGGTGGTGGTGCCGGCCGACATCGGCTGGAGCGACGTGGGCTCGTGGTCGGCGCTGTGGCAGGTGCAGCAGGGCGATGCCCAGGGCAATGTCCAGCGCGGCGATGTGTATCTCGACGGCGTCACCAATTCGCTGGTGCGCGCCGAAAGCCGGATCGTGGCCGTGATCGGCGTGAACGACCTGGTGGTGGTGGAAACCCCGGACGCGGTGCTGGTCGCACACAAGGACCAGGTGCAGCGCGTCAAGCAGATCGTCGACCACCTCAAGTCCAAGGAGCGCACCGAGCACCTGCACCATACCAAGGTGTACCGCCCGTGGGGCTACTACGAGGGCATCGATGCGGGCGACCGTTTCCAGGTCAAGCGCATTACCGTCAAGCCGGGCGAGAAACTGTCGCTGCAGATGCACCATCACCGGGCCGAGCACTGGGTGGTGGTGAGCGGCACGGCGCGCGTGACCTGCGGCGAAAAAGTGAGCCTGTTGTCGGAAAATGAGTCGACTTACATCCCGATCGGCATGAA